One window of Candidatus Omnitrophota bacterium genomic DNA carries:
- a CDS encoding helix-turn-helix domain-containing protein, translating into MLTRLMDLEELASYLKLEKQTLYNWLHQKRISGIKVGRVWRFDRQAIEKWLRSRVVRARPSNNKHPKRKKGMNV; encoded by the coding sequence GTGTTGACCCGTTTGATGGATTTAGAAGAATTAGCTTCTTATTTAAAACTGGAGAAGCAAACGCTTTATAATTGGCTCCATCAGAAAAGAATTTCAGGAATTAAAGTGGGACGGGTATGGCGTTTTGACCGCCAGGCAATCGAAAAATGGTTAAGATCAAGAGTAGTTAGAGCCAGACCCAGTAATAACAAACACCCTAAACGGAAGAAAGGGATGAATGTCTAA
- a CDS encoding divalent-cation tolerance protein CutA, translating into MKYIVVLITTATQKEAEKIANSLVNKKLAACVNIVPHIKSIYHWQGKIEKGEEFLLVVKSKRVLCDLLFKEVKKNHSYKVPEIIAIDITEGYGPYLRWLMSSLKPR; encoded by the coding sequence ATGAAGTATATTGTTGTATTGATTACTACTGCTACTCAAAAAGAGGCAGAAAAAATTGCTAATTCCTTAGTTAATAAGAAATTGGCGGCTTGTGTAAATATTGTTCCGCATATAAAATCTATCTACCATTGGCAGGGTAAGATTGAAAAGGGTGAAGAATTTCTTTTAGTAGTGAAGAGTAAAAGAGTCTTATGCGATTTATTATTTAAGGAAGTTAAAAAAAACCACTCTTACAAAGTTCCAGAAATTATTGCCATCGATATCACAGAAGGATACGGACCTTATTTAAGATGGCTGATGAGTTCGCTTAAACCGCGGTAG
- a CDS encoding TonB family protein yields MDRIFFWALVFSFVGHLLVFLPWAGLKNEFFPRNFSEIEISYFEVKPKTEEIKVKQTISAEEKKVVIKDEIKQEAKQEIQQVAKEEEATPSLTKEEEWVKRDFSALSKEPTFLDYYRAIREKIKNSANRNKPLFFKPGEVCVFFVLDNSGNLRRLKIIEHRSSDDLLLRETAFKSVEEASPFPPFPPELKREQIAFNIIIAFEVR; encoded by the coding sequence ATGGATAGAATTTTCTTCTGGGCATTAGTATTTTCTTTTGTAGGGCATCTTTTAGTTTTTCTTCCCTGGGCAGGATTAAAAAATGAATTTTTTCCTCGAAATTTTTCAGAAATTGAAATAAGTTATTTTGAGGTTAAACCAAAGACAGAGGAGATAAAAGTTAAACAAACAATTTCTGCCGAGGAAAAGAAGGTTGTAATAAAAGATGAGATTAAACAGGAGGCAAAACAGGAAATCCAGCAGGTAGCAAAAGAAGAAGAAGCTACTCCTTCTCTTACTAAAGAAGAGGAATGGGTTAAAAGAGATTTTTCTGCCTTAAGTAAAGAGCCTACCTTCTTAGATTATTATCGCGCTATTCGGGAAAAGATAAAAAATTCCGCAAACAGAAACAAACCTCTGTTTTTTAAACCAGGGGAAGTCTGTGTTTTCTTCGTTTTGGATAATAGTGGCAATTTGAGAAGGTTAAAAATAATTGAGCACAGGTCAAGCGATGATTTACTTTTACGGGAGACGGCATTTAAAAGCGTGGAAGAAGCTTCTCCTTTTCCACCGTTTCCTCCTGAACTAAAAAGAGAGCAAATTGCCTTTAATATAATTATCGCATTTGAAGTGCGCTAA
- a CDS encoding TonB-dependent receptor: MKKLIISLLFYWVMGLVSLIYAQEEYELGKIVVTPLRYTQLINKIPALVTVITYSEIEKSQAKTIVDLLRPISGLVVRDYYGTGTKTSIDLRGFGEFAGSNTLVLLDGRRLNEIDLSGVDLTQIPLEVIEKIEILRGAGSVLYGDNAVGGVVNIVTKKGEDKTSFKIDFQSGSYELEKHVLELGGSKEDFSYLMQFNRHSTDGYRKNSDYRGEDFFGKIIYEFGNGFLSLSGNYHFADFGLPGALRESQLKESLRRDTKFPDDDVGEEDGFLNLEAKNKITDLLEVNANLSFRHRVVNNYLLSSQSIDHREIDTLSFRPLVIVETNLLGKENKVIGGMDFYWVDSLIDAYSDWGTVYYQGEKIRQTDIDKDSVGYYIQNEMNLRENLLFLLGYRLEKAKYSFDSKLQEGPWLSDPWISKVEVDEDLELDEGAFNLGFAYFPNDVSKIFINWGRSFRFPATDEYYSIWATPPVNTQLLPQISYNYEGGFEYGLKESFKLGGSIFYMRLRNELYYDPLVYTNKNYDKTERRGIELFTEKKISNYLTLTGNYTFMEAIFREGSYSGNQIPLVPRHKFSIIGNLRLFEDWQLRSMLNYCGERYFINDQAHNYPPLDNYITLDLKLSYRIEQGNIYFTINNLFNKKYSEYGAISTVYNERGFYPSPERNFVIGVSYKF; encoded by the coding sequence ATGAAAAAGTTGATAATTAGTTTACTGTTTTATTGGGTTATGGGGTTGGTTAGTTTGATTTATGCCCAAGAAGAGTATGAATTAGGAAAGATAGTAGTTACCCCTTTGCGCTATACACAGCTGATTAATAAAATTCCTGCTTTGGTAACGGTGATTACCTACTCAGAAATAGAGAAGTCTCAGGCAAAAACTATTGTAGATTTGTTAAGGCCAATTTCAGGATTAGTGGTGCGTGATTATTATGGGACAGGAACAAAAACTTCGATTGATTTACGGGGGTTTGGAGAATTTGCTGGAAGTAATACCCTTGTGTTATTAGATGGAAGAAGATTGAATGAGATCGATTTAAGCGGAGTAGATTTGACCCAGATTCCCTTAGAGGTCATAGAGAAGATAGAGATACTCCGAGGAGCAGGAAGTGTGCTCTATGGTGATAATGCGGTGGGAGGAGTGGTGAATATAGTTACCAAGAAAGGTGAGGATAAAACTTCTTTTAAGATTGATTTTCAAAGCGGAAGTTACGAATTAGAAAAACATGTTTTAGAATTAGGTGGTTCTAAAGAAGATTTTTCTTACTTAATGCAATTTAATAGGCATTCCACTGATGGCTACAGAAAGAATAGCGATTATCGCGGAGAGGATTTTTTTGGAAAAATTATTTATGAATTCGGTAACGGTTTTTTAAGTTTAAGCGGAAATTATCATTTTGCAGATTTTGGTTTACCAGGGGCTTTACGGGAAAGTCAATTGAAAGAATCTTTGCGTAGAGATACAAAATTTCCTGATGACGATGTTGGAGAAGAAGATGGATTTTTAAATCTTGAAGCAAAAAATAAAATAACTGATCTCTTAGAAGTTAACGCCAACCTTTCTTTTAGACACCGCGTAGTAAATAACTATCTTCTGAGTTCTCAAAGCATTGACCATCGCGAGATTGACACTTTAAGTTTTAGGCCTTTGGTTATTGTAGAGACAAATTTGTTAGGAAAAGAAAACAAAGTTATTGGGGGAATGGATTTCTATTGGGTTGATTCTTTAATCGATGCTTACTCAGATTGGGGGACTGTTTATTATCAAGGAGAAAAGATACGCCAGACAGATATAGATAAAGATTCAGTGGGTTACTATATACAAAATGAGATGAATTTGAGAGAGAATCTTTTATTTCTTTTAGGATACCGTTTAGAAAAGGCAAAGTATAGTTTCGACTCTAAACTTCAAGAAGGTCCTTGGCTTAGCGATCCTTGGATAAGTAAAGTAGAGGTTGATGAAGATTTAGAATTGGATGAGGGGGCATTTAATTTGGGGTTTGCTTATTTTCCTAATGATGTTTCTAAAATTTTTATCAATTGGGGAAGAAGTTTTCGTTTTCCTGCAACCGATGAATACTACAGTATTTGGGCTACTCCTCCAGTCAATACCCAGCTTTTACCTCAAATTTCCTACAATTATGAAGGGGGTTTTGAATATGGATTAAAAGAGTCATTTAAATTGGGGGGAAGTATATTTTATATGAGGTTGAGAAATGAATTATATTATGACCCCTTAGTTTATACGAATAAGAATTATGATAAAACAGAGCGTAGAGGTATAGAATTGTTTACTGAGAAAAAAATAAGTAATTATTTAACCTTAACTGGAAACTATACTTTCATGGAAGCAATCTTTAGAGAGGGTAGTTATAGTGGAAACCAAATTCCATTGGTTCCCCGTCATAAATTTTCTATAATTGGCAACTTGAGATTGTTCGAAGATTGGCAATTAAGATCAATGCTTAATTACTGTGGAGAAAGATATTTTATTAACGACCAGGCACATAATTATCCTCCACTTGATAATTATATTACCTTAGATTTAAAATTAAGTTATAGAATTGAACAAGGGAATATTTATTTTACGATAAATAATCTTTTTAACAAAAAATACTCTGAATATGGAGCAATCTCTACGGTTTACAATGAGAGAGGATTTTATCCTTCTCCGGAGAGAAACTTTGTCATCGGCGTTTCTTATAAATTTTAG
- a CDS encoding ABC transporter ATP-binding protein yields MTEKKILLSVENLSSGYGRKTVLKNINFQIKEGEFLGIIGPNGAGKSTLLRNILRILPSLKGKILFRDKDIRSISPRILAQEIAYVPQQTQVWFSFSVLEILKMGRYPFLKRYKVERKKDWEVIEAKVRLTGIENFISASIDELSLGEKQMVFITRALIQEPTLILLDEPTAHLDIGHEIKIFDLLDKLNRQKNITVISVLHDLNLASQYCNRLLLLSEGEMIRLGTPQEVLDYKLIEEVYDTVVVVKDNPVTKRPHIFTIPQKLR; encoded by the coding sequence ATGACCGAAAAGAAAATTTTACTGAGTGTAGAAAATCTTTCTTCCGGTTATGGAAGAAAGACTGTTTTGAAAAATATAAACTTTCAAATTAAGGAAGGAGAGTTTTTAGGAATCATTGGTCCAAATGGAGCGGGAAAATCCACTCTTTTAAGGAATATTTTAAGAATATTACCTTCTTTAAAAGGAAAGATACTTTTTCGGGATAAAGACATACGTAGTATCTCTCCAAGAATTCTTGCGCAGGAAATTGCTTATGTTCCTCAACAGACTCAAGTCTGGTTTAGTTTCTCGGTTTTGGAAATTCTCAAGATGGGAAGGTACCCTTTTTTGAAACGGTATAAAGTAGAGAGAAAAAAAGACTGGGAAGTAATTGAGGCGAAGGTAAGACTCACGGGGATAGAAAATTTTATTTCAGCAAGTATTGATGAATTGAGTTTGGGAGAGAAACAAATGGTTTTTATTACCCGTGCGCTTATTCAAGAGCCGACTCTCATTTTATTGGATGAGCCAACTGCACATTTGGATATTGGGCATGAGATAAAAATATTTGACCTTCTGGATAAATTGAACCGCCAGAAAAACATCACGGTCATTTCGGTACTACATGACCTTAATTTAGCAAGCCAATATTGTAACCGTTTGCTGCTGCTTAGCGAGGGAGAGATGATAAGGTTAGGAACGCCTCAGGAGGTATTAGATTATAAGCTTATTGAAGAGGTGTACGATACAGTAGTGGTGGTAAAAGATAACCCCGTAACCAAAAGACCTCACATCTTTACTATCCCTCAGAAACTCCGTTAA
- a CDS encoding iron ABC transporter permease, which translates to MEKKLLVNRKKGILLISILIIFLLLSIICSAFLGTVSLSFKGIIISEVERIIFVLRLKRIIQGAMIGGMLSVAGVIFQAVLRNPLADPYILGVSSGGGLGVVVAMVMGGTLVRCGVLYLPLSGFLGSLLSIFMVKRLAQVEGRLPPQNLLLSGVVVGVILTNILIFIVWLFEDKLMRGVMGWLLGNLEVVDNSLLLTTAIIGIFGVTISFLFARELNAISLGEEEAVSLGIEVEKIKRLLIYVASLITATAVAVCGIVGFVGLIVPHIIRFFSGNEHRLLIPSSFLGGAIFIIISDTFARTVFSPIEIPIGVITAFIGGLVFIYLLQKKKKVVFK; encoded by the coding sequence ATGGAAAAGAAACTTCTGGTGAATAGAAAAAAAGGTATTTTGTTAATCTCAATACTCATAATCTTTCTATTGCTTTCAATCATATGTTCTGCTTTCTTGGGGACAGTTTCTCTATCCTTTAAAGGAATTATCATTTCTGAGGTAGAGAGAATTATCTTTGTTCTTCGTCTTAAACGCATCATTCAAGGTGCGATGATTGGGGGAATGCTCTCGGTTGCGGGAGTGATTTTTCAGGCGGTATTACGTAATCCCTTGGCAGACCCTTATATTTTAGGAGTGTCCAGCGGTGGAGGATTAGGAGTAGTAGTGGCGATGGTTATGGGAGGGACTTTGGTTCGTTGCGGAGTACTGTATCTTCCGTTGAGTGGTTTTTTGGGTAGTTTACTGAGTATCTTTATGGTTAAAAGATTAGCCCAAGTAGAAGGGAGACTTCCTCCGCAAAATTTGCTTCTTTCGGGAGTGGTTGTAGGGGTAATTTTAACTAATATTCTTATATTTATAGTCTGGCTTTTCGAAGATAAACTGATGCGCGGAGTTATGGGATGGCTTTTGGGTAATTTAGAGGTAGTAGATAATTCTCTTTTATTGACTACGGCGATTATTGGAATTTTCGGTGTAACAATTTCCTTTTTATTTGCCAGAGAACTTAATGCAATCTCTTTAGGTGAGGAAGAGGCGGTTTCATTAGGGATTGAGGTTGAAAAGATTAAACGCCTGCTTATCTACGTTGCTTCCTTAATTACTGCCACTGCAGTGGCAGTATGTGGAATCGTTGGTTTCGTAGGTTTAATTGTACCCCATATTATACGTTTTTTCTCAGGGAATGAACATCGCTTGTTAATACCATCTTCTTTCTTAGGAGGAGCAATTTTTATTATCATCTCCGATACCTTTGCACGTACTGTTTTTAGTCCGATAGAGATTCCTATTGGTGTAATTACTGCTTTTATTGGGGGGTTGGTTTTTATTTATCTACTGCAAAAAAAGAAGAAAGTTGTTTTTAAATAG
- a CDS encoding cobalamin-binding protein, with protein MEKNPNSKLKILNPKGIILGFLILGLVFSLSWVFAQDLRIVSLAPSTTEILFALGLGRNIVGVDSFSNYPSPAENIEKVGTFSQPSLEKIISLKPDIIFTTGLEQNSIILKLRRAGLKVFIADPENIKELFQNVLEIGKITTREEEAKNLVFHLEQELLEIQSELNRIDVSKRPKVFLEIWYPPLITCGNSSYLDEMISLAGGINIARNIKRKFSRISEEFVIKNSPDVIIRAYMYNGVKNENNLSYRYGWNVIRAVKNNRIYADIDPDILLRPGPRIIEGIKQLFVRFYGKETSGE; from the coding sequence ATGGAGAAAAACCCAAATTCTAAACTTAAAATCCTAAATCCTAAAGGGATAATTTTGGGATTTTTGATTTTAGGTTTGGTTTTTTCTCTATCTTGGGTGTTTGCTCAGGATTTAAGAATTGTTTCGCTCGCTCCCAGCACTACGGAAATTCTCTTTGCTTTAGGTTTAGGGAGAAATATTGTGGGTGTGGACAGTTTTTCCAATTATCCTTCTCCAGCAGAAAACATCGAAAAGGTAGGGACTTTTAGCCAACCTAGTTTGGAAAAAATCATTTCTCTTAAGCCAGATATAATTTTTACTACCGGTTTAGAGCAAAACTCTATTATTTTAAAATTGAGACGCGCAGGACTGAAGGTATTTATTGCCGATCCAGAGAATATTAAAGAGCTTTTTCAAAATGTTCTGGAAATAGGTAAAATTACTACTAGAGAAGAAGAAGCAAAGAACCTTGTTTTTCACCTGGAGCAGGAATTGCTAGAGATTCAAAGCGAGCTTAACAGGATAGATGTTTCAAAGCGACCAAAGGTTTTTTTAGAAATTTGGTATCCACCTTTAATTACCTGTGGAAACAGTTCCTATTTAGATGAAATGATTTCACTGGCGGGAGGAATAAATATTGCCCGGAATATCAAGAGAAAATTTTCTCGCATCTCTGAGGAATTTGTGATTAAAAATTCTCCGGATGTAATTATTAGAGCTTATATGTATAACGGAGTAAAAAATGAGAATAATTTATCATATCGTTATGGATGGAATGTGATTAGAGCGGTAAAGAATAATAGAATTTATGCAGACATAGACCCTGATATTCTTCTACGGCCAGGCCCGCGCATAATCGAAGGGATAAAACAACTCTTTGTGAGATTTTATGGAAAAGAAACTTCTGGTGAATAG
- a CDS encoding cob(I)yrinic acid a,c-diamide adenosyltransferase: MKKTGLVQVYYGRGKGKTTSALGLALRAWGWGRKIIIFQFFKPKNLLSGEVKAIEKLGEGIKIVRFGQRHPIFCKKIKKEKARNVLNKALKEIRHSLKVGNYDLVILDEILNAVDCDLISEGDIIELIKNKSKSTELIITGRPLVNKLREYADYISEIKEIKHPFQKGIKAREGIEY; the protein is encoded by the coding sequence ATGAAAAAAACTGGTTTGGTGCAAGTATATTATGGTCGCGGTAAAGGAAAGACTACTTCTGCTTTAGGCCTTGCCTTGCGAGCATGGGGCTGGGGAAGAAAAATAATAATCTTTCAGTTCTTTAAACCCAAAAATCTTCTCTCAGGAGAAGTTAAAGCAATAGAAAAGTTAGGAGAAGGTATTAAGATTGTGCGTTTTGGGCAAAGACATCCTATTTTTTGTAAAAAAATAAAAAAAGAAAAGGCAAGGAATGTTCTAAACAAAGCTTTAAAAGAAATAAGGCATAGTCTTAAAGTCGGAAATTACGACCTGGTTATTCTTGATGAAATTCTCAATGCAGTTGATTGTGATTTGATTTCAGAAGGGGATATAATTGAGTTGATAAAGAATAAATCTAAATCCACAGAATTAATTATTACCGGCAGGCCTTTGGTTAATAAATTGAGGGAATATGCGGATTATATCAGCGAAATAAAAGAAATTAAACATCCTTTTCAAAAAGGGATAAAGGCAAGAGAAGGAATCGAATATTAA
- a CDS encoding polyprenyl synthetase family protein, with product MSHNREVKAKDFLCDIFSPVKKELSLWGNSYKDILTRKEKEFFPLCEYLLSLPQREIRPGLVFLSAKSVCRNSLDTLNLSSLDKFAVSIEVFNTAILLQNSVMQNIDEEQGENLNSKRGQRSYTLLFSEYLFSRTFGLLIDVGQQEIIKRFMNILDAMIEVKIKEKNPINNFEESEYIERIKNKTASLMSTACWAGASIVGGEGLFIKAVENFGLNFGLTLQIVDDCLNIISEEESFIQELENKKINFSCIYPFSFLSREEKREIFNFLRNRATMPRARILALVYRAVELALKKAKLFSDKAKKDINCLPQSKFKESLIALADFPLERLAK from the coding sequence ATGTCTCATAATCGAGAGGTTAAAGCAAAAGATTTCCTTTGCGATATTTTTTCTCCAGTTAAAAAAGAGTTATCTTTATGGGGGAATTCTTACAAAGATATTCTTACAAGAAAAGAGAAGGAATTCTTTCCCCTCTGTGAATACCTCCTTTCCCTTCCTCAGAGAGAGATAAGGCCGGGGCTGGTTTTTCTTTCCGCGAAATCTGTGTGTAGAAATAGTCTCGATACTTTGAATCTTTCCAGCTTAGATAAATTTGCTGTTTCTATAGAAGTATTTAATACTGCAATATTGCTTCAAAACAGTGTGATGCAAAACATAGATGAGGAGCAAGGAGAAAATTTAAATTCTAAAAGGGGGCAAAGAAGTTATACTCTTTTATTTTCTGAATACCTTTTCTCTCGTACTTTTGGTCTTCTGATAGATGTGGGTCAGCAAGAAATCATTAAAAGATTTATGAACATTTTGGATGCGATGATTGAGGTAAAGATAAAAGAAAAAAATCCTATAAATAATTTTGAGGAAAGTGAATATATTGAGAGAATAAAAAATAAGACTGCCTCTCTTATGTCTACTGCTTGTTGGGCAGGAGCGTCTATTGTGGGAGGGGAAGGTTTGTTCATAAAGGCAGTGGAGAATTTTGGTTTAAATTTTGGTTTAACGCTCCAGATTGTAGATGATTGTCTCAACATCATCTCTGAAGAAGAATCTTTCATTCAGGAATTAGAGAATAAAAAGATTAATTTTTCTTGTATCTATCCATTTTCTTTTCTTTCCCGAGAAGAGAAAAGAGAGATTTTTAATTTTCTGAGGAATAGAGCGACTATGCCCCGGGCAAGAATTCTTGCTTTGGTTTACCGGGCAGTAGAGTTAGCTTTAAAAAAAGCAAAGCTTTTTTCCGATAAGGCAAAAAAGGATATAAATTGCCTCCCTCAAAGCAAATTTAAAGAAAGTCTGATTGCTTTGGCGGACTTTCCACTGGAAAGATTGGCAAAATAG
- a CDS encoding NIL domain-containing protein: MKKMVHLVFPQNLVKKPVIYNMAKKFNIIPNIRRARVTDTVGEVTLELSGTKENLEKARVYLEKLGIKVESVVGDVVE, from the coding sequence ATGAAAAAAATGGTACATTTAGTATTTCCTCAGAATTTAGTTAAAAAACCAGTTATTTATAATATGGCAAAGAAATTTAATATCATTCCTAATATCCGGAGAGCAAGGGTTACGGATACAGTGGGTGAGGTGACTTTGGAACTTAGTGGGACAAAAGAAAATCTGGAGAAAGCAAGGGTCTATCTGGAGAAATTAGGCATAAAGGTAGAGTCGGTGGTAGGAGATGTGGTAGAGTAG
- a CDS encoding HesA/MoeB/ThiF family protein — translation MMEKIKELTSYDLERYSRQLIIEGWGEEGQKKIKNAEVFIAGAGGLGSPVAIYLAVAGVGKINICDFDISELSNLNRQILHHDKRLGINKALSAKETLKVLNPVIEVKDIPEKITEENVDSFVGTSQIVVDCMDNFETRLVLNQCAIRKKIPFVYASVWGMSGYLSFIQVPQTPCLFCIFPEAPPKERFPVVGATPGVIGCLEALEVLKYLTGVGENLRNRLLIWEGNNMDFKKIALKPNKNCPVCGPLRE, via the coding sequence ATGATGGAGAAAATCAAAGAACTTACTTCTTATGATTTAGAGCGATATTCAAGACAACTAATCATTGAAGGCTGGGGTGAGGAGGGGCAAAAGAAGATAAAAAATGCCGAAGTCTTTATTGCCGGAGCTGGGGGGTTAGGGTCACCTGTAGCAATATATCTTGCAGTAGCAGGGGTTGGGAAGATTAATATTTGTGATTTTGATATTTCTGAACTCTCCAATCTTAATCGTCAAATACTGCATCATGATAAACGCCTTGGCATAAATAAAGCCCTATCGGCTAAGGAAACACTCAAAGTGCTTAATCCTGTCATAGAGGTCAAGGATATACCTGAGAAGATAACGGAGGAGAATGTAGATAGCTTTGTAGGAACAAGTCAAATAGTTGTAGATTGCATGGATAACTTTGAGACGCGTTTAGTTCTGAACCAGTGTGCGATTCGTAAGAAAATTCCGTTTGTTTATGCCAGTGTTTGGGGTATGAGCGGATATTTGAGCTTTATTCAGGTTCCTCAGACTCCCTGCCTTTTTTGCATCTTTCCTGAGGCCCCTCCAAAGGAAAGATTTCCGGTTGTTGGTGCTACCCCAGGGGTAATTGGCTGTTTAGAAGCGTTAGAGGTGCTCAAATATTTAACAGGTGTTGGAGAGAATCTTAGGAATAGACTGCTTATTTGGGAAGGCAATAACATGGATTTTAAGAAAATCGCCCTTAAGCCCAATAAGAACTGCCCTGTTTGTGGACCTCTACGTGAGTAG
- a CDS encoding MoaD/ThiS family protein, which yields MAVKVRIPTPLQKITNNLAEVEAEGKNIEELVESLEKKFPGIKERIVDEKGKIRRFVNLYVNDEDIRFLQMEKTPLKEGDEISIIPAIAGG from the coding sequence ATGGCAGTAAAGGTGCGTATTCCTACCCCTTTGCAGAAAATAACAAATAATCTCGCGGAGGTCGAAGCAGAGGGGAAAAACATTGAGGAGTTGGTAGAAAGTTTAGAAAAAAAGTTTCCGGGTATAAAAGAAAGGATTGTTGATGAAAAAGGGAAAATTCGCAGGTTTGTTAACCTATATGTTAATGACGAGGATATCCGTTTTTTACAAATGGAAAAGACTCCTTTAAAAGAAGGGGATGAGATTTCTATAATTCCTGCTATTGCCGGAGGATAG
- a CDS encoding threonine synthase, producing the protein MSYVLGLRCRECGREYPKDVLFVCEYCFGSLEVVYDYAKIKKIMTKKEISKRPYNLWRYRELLPLDKEPTSGLHSGFTPLVRAHNLADYLGVKEIYIKDDSVSHPTLSFKDRVVAVALSKAKEFGFNTVACASTGNLANSVSAQSALCGLRSFIFIPADLEMAKIVSTLVYGASVVAVEGNYDEVNRLCTEIASRYRWAFVNINIRPYYAEGSKTFGFEIAEQLGWRLPQNIVVPVAGGSLISKIWKAFQELYKLGFVDKPRTKVYAAQAEGCSPVVTAIKENSEIIKPVKPKTIAKSLAIGNPADGYYAVSTVKESRGSGENVSDEEIVEAIQILAKTEGIFTETAGGVTLAATKKLIENKIIPKDESIVVSITGNGLKTQDAVIPKLKKPWRIKPSLESFIENLKIHEE; encoded by the coding sequence ATGTCTTATGTATTAGGATTGCGTTGTCGGGAATGTGGAAGAGAGTATCCTAAAGATGTGCTTTTTGTTTGTGAATACTGTTTCGGTTCTTTAGAGGTTGTTTATGATTATGCAAAAATAAAAAAAATTATGACCAAAAAAGAAATTTCTAAACGTCCATATAATCTTTGGCGATATCGGGAATTGTTGCCTTTAGATAAAGAGCCAACAAGTGGTTTGCATTCAGGATTTACTCCTTTAGTCCGAGCACATAATCTTGCAGATTATTTGGGAGTGAAAGAGATTTATATTAAAGATGATTCTGTGAGTCATCCTACACTTTCTTTTAAAGATAGAGTGGTAGCGGTGGCGTTGTCTAAGGCAAAGGAGTTTGGTTTTAATACCGTAGCCTGTGCTTCAACAGGAAATTTAGCAAACTCTGTTTCGGCGCAGTCAGCTCTTTGTGGCTTACGTAGTTTTATCTTTATTCCTGCAGACTTGGAAATGGCAAAAATTGTTTCCACACTTGTTTATGGTGCTTCGGTTGTAGCCGTAGAGGGCAATTATGATGAAGTAAATCGTCTTTGCACAGAGATTGCTTCCCGATATCGATGGGCATTTGTAAATATTAATATTCGTCCTTATTATGCAGAAGGTTCTAAGACTTTTGGTTTTGAAATTGCCGAACAATTAGGATGGAGGCTTCCACAGAATATCGTTGTTCCCGTTGCGGGAGGGTCTTTAATTTCAAAAATCTGGAAGGCATTTCAAGAGTTATATAAACTAGGGTTTGTGGATAAGCCAAGGACAAAAGTCTATGCTGCGCAGGCAGAGGGTTGTTCTCCGGTAGTAACTGCAATTAAAGAGAATTCAGAGATAATCAAACCTGTAAAACCCAAGACCATTGCTAAATCTTTAGCCATCGGGAATCCTGCGGATGGTTATTATGCAGTATCGACGGTAAAAGAATCTCGAGGGTCGGGAGAGAATGTTTCTGACGAGGAGATTGTTGAAGCAATCCAAATTTTAGCAAAAACTGAAGGTATTTTCACAGAAACTGCTGGTGGTGTCACCTTAGCCGCGACTAAAAAGCTGATTGAGAATAAGATAATTCCTAAGGATGAGTCGATTGTTGTTTCTATTACGGGTAATGGATTAAAGACACAAGATGCAGTTATTCCTAAGCTAAAAAAACCATGGAGAATTAAGCCGAGTTTAGAATCTTTTATAGAGAATCTTAAAATACACGAAGAATAA
- a CDS encoding TlpA family protein disulfide reductase, translating to MKNKGWIILILFLVILGLSGWKLFHNATDRVNEEITNKTEASSSVLKAWEFSLPDVSGEVFSLKDFRDKVVLLTFWTSRCPYCIREIPILKKIHAKYGGKDVEVLTVIIGEGKEIVNRIKKKEEIPYLILLDEYMEVSHLYKVIGVPTDIIIDREGNIKYYNFFWPNNLEEIIEELL from the coding sequence ATGAAAAATAAAGGTTGGATAATTTTAATTTTGTTTTTGGTAATCTTAGGATTATCGGGATGGAAATTGTTCCATAATGCCACAGATAGAGTAAATGAGGAAATAACAAATAAGACAGAAGCTTCTTCTTCAGTTTTAAAAGCGTGGGAATTTAGTCTACCAGATGTTTCGGGAGAGGTATTTTCTTTAAAAGATTTTAGAGATAAAGTTGTGCTTTTGACATTTTGGACGAGCCGCTGTCCTTATTGTATAAGAGAGATTCCTATACTTAAAAAAATTCATGCTAAATATGGTGGGAAAGATGTGGAAGTTCTAACGGTGATTATTGGCGAAGGTAAGGAGATTGTAAATAGAATTAAAAAAAAAGAAGAGATTCCTTATCTTATTCTTTTGGATGAATATATGGAGGTTTCTCATCTTTATAAAGTGATTGGGGTCCCCACGGATATTATTATTGACCGTGAGGGTAATATAAAGTATTATAATTTTTTCTGGCCAAATAATCTGGAAGAAATCATAGAAGAACTTCTTTAA